One Alkaliphilus sp. B6464 genomic window carries:
- a CDS encoding 4Fe-4S binding protein: MSLEATKKVVKRKAQVIKDDCVACGTCVNVCPIEAIKIIAGVFAEVDQSKCVGCSKCIKECPASVIEIISKEEVKKYD, from the coding sequence ATGAGTTTAGAAGCTACAAAAAAGGTAGTAAAAAGAAAAGCCCAAGTTATAAAAGATGATTGTGTTGCTTGTGGAACTTGTGTAAATGTATGTCCAATAGAAGCAATAAAAATTATTGCTGGGGTATTTGCAGAAGTTGATCAATCTAAATGCGTCGGATGTTCCAAATGTATAAAAGAGTGTCCCGCTTCTGTAATAGAAATTATTAGTAAGGAAGAGGTGAAAAAGTATGACTAA
- a CDS encoding copper amine oxidase N-terminal domain-containing protein: MKYKKALAGFLSLTIVSISGFTVFANNTGDLKAINDSGKIKEIMPIREKLNEGEESYFNSFSGVVKEIRDFEGVEGSKFVLVEGEQGSLANIVISKDTYIVDDAEIAVGSTITGFYKANAPMIMIYPAQYNAEVVAVENKDQNIKVDVFNKDLISADNLLKLNISDDTEIILEDGEPFEGDLENRKLVVTYDVSTKSIPAQTNPIKIVVLFEQPVHPSLELPEEETGTVIGDVSTMDIVVNDEKIDAPAAYTNEDGTVMVPLRGIAEALEFDVNWDNESQSIMLGKGISLKVGEDNYIYMRTAPIELGTAPELVEGTTFVPLSFFKEVVRMNNAYVFEGQIVIDNAEVME; encoded by the coding sequence ATGAAATATAAAAAGGCACTTGCAGGATTTTTATCCCTAACAATTGTATCTATTTCTGGATTTACAGTTTTTGCAAATAACACAGGAGATTTAAAAGCTATAAATGATTCTGGGAAAATTAAAGAAATCATGCCAATAAGAGAGAAACTAAATGAAGGAGAAGAATCTTATTTTAATTCTTTTAGTGGAGTAGTTAAAGAAATAAGAGACTTTGAAGGTGTAGAAGGATCAAAATTTGTATTGGTAGAAGGTGAACAAGGATCGTTAGCAAATATAGTAATATCTAAGGATACTTATATTGTAGATGATGCTGAAATTGCTGTAGGATCTACAATAACTGGCTTTTATAAAGCTAATGCACCAATGATTATGATTTACCCAGCACAATACAACGCTGAAGTTGTAGCTGTTGAAAACAAAGATCAAAATATTAAAGTTGATGTATTTAATAAAGATTTAATTAGTGCTGATAATTTATTAAAACTAAATATTTCTGACGATACAGAGATTATTTTAGAAGATGGTGAACCTTTTGAAGGCGACCTTGAAAATAGAAAACTTGTAGTGACTTACGATGTTTCTACAAAAAGCATTCCTGCACAAACTAATCCAATTAAAATAGTTGTATTGTTTGAACAGCCAGTGCATCCTAGTCTTGAGTTACCAGAAGAGGAAACAGGTACAGTAATAGGTGATGTTTCCACTATGGATATCGTTGTTAATGACGAGAAAATAGACGCTCCAGCAGCTTATACTAATGAAGATGGTACTGTTATGGTTCCACTTCGTGGAATTGCTGAAGCTTTAGAATTTGATGTAAACTGGGATAACGAGTCGCAAAGCATTATGCTTGGCAAAGGAATTTCTTTAAAAGTAGGCGAGGATAACTATATTTATATGAGAACTGCTCCTATTGAATTAGGAACTGCTCCAGAATTAGTGGAAGGAACAACCTTCGTCCCTCTAAGTTTTTTCAAGGAAGTAGTACGTATGAATAATGCATATGTGTTTGAGGGACAAATTGTAATAGATAATGCAGAAGTAATGGAGTAA
- a CDS encoding LysR family transcriptional regulator, giving the protein MDIKQLLYFVTVVNEGNITAASKKLHIAQPALSKQIKQLEEELNAKLFHRGPRKIALTDAGEILFTKAKIMLELKHSIKKELEDSESGFKGTLKLGSISAISADLLENNLLKFYKKYNKIKYELYEGITPKIIDLLFSRVIEIGVVRTPFETTGLETIYLKSEPMIAAYSNDYDLDKLGDRISIEELDGKPLIIYRRFENIITSAFQKLEINPYIFCINDDSRTSLLWANSGLGIAIVPISSKNLVLANNLKYKIIDNQSLYTKIAIITLENVTLSAVATNFLNEITGDY; this is encoded by the coding sequence ATGGATATAAAGCAACTTCTATACTTTGTTACTGTAGTAAACGAAGGAAATATTACAGCTGCATCAAAAAAACTACATATTGCACAACCTGCCCTTAGTAAGCAAATAAAACAACTTGAAGAAGAGTTAAATGCCAAATTATTTCATCGAGGACCAAGAAAAATAGCTCTTACTGATGCAGGCGAAATTCTTTTTACTAAAGCAAAGATTATGCTTGAATTGAAGCATTCGATAAAAAAAGAGTTAGAAGATAGTGAAAGCGGGTTTAAAGGAACATTAAAGCTTGGATCTATATCTGCTATATCCGCTGATTTATTAGAAAATAATCTTTTAAAATTCTATAAAAAGTATAATAAAATTAAATATGAACTCTATGAAGGCATCACACCTAAAATTATAGACCTATTGTTTTCACGAGTGATTGAAATTGGAGTGGTAAGAACACCATTTGAAACAACAGGTCTTGAAACTATCTATTTAAAAAGTGAACCAATGATAGCTGCATATAGCAATGATTATGATCTAGATAAGTTAGGAGATAGGATATCGATAGAGGAGCTTGATGGAAAACCTCTTATTATTTATCGTAGATTTGAAAATATAATAACTTCAGCATTTCAGAAGCTAGAAATTAATCCTTATATTTTCTGTATAAATGATGATTCCAGGACTTCTCTTTTATGGGCAAATTCTGGACTTGGTATTGCTATTGTCCCAATATCCTCTAAAAATCTTGTACTTGCTAATAATTTAAAATATAAAATTATAGATAATCAGTCATTATATACAAAGATTGCAATAATAACTCTTGAGAATGTTACTTTATCCGCTGTAGCAACCAATTTTTTAAATGAAATTACTGGAGACTATTAA
- a CDS encoding MATE family efflux transporter, with protein sequence MVIDMTKENPTKAILTFAFPILVGNLFQQLYNIVDSVVVGRFIGKNALAAVGSSFMLMNFFSYIIIGLCLGASVVYSHFFGEKNYSSLKKTIFISFSTISIFTAILSILLVASTKHMLLLIKTPQSILESSKSYLQIIFGGLIFIFLFNACSALLRSIGDSRTPLYFLILAAIINIVLDLVFVIVFDMGVVGVALATIIAQAVSSILCLIYAFMKIPIIRISREDMVFDKNIALMVGRYGFLTSIQQSIMTFGMVCVQGLVNTFGPDTIAAFTAAGKIDSIAYLPVQDFGNAFSTYIAQNKGAKNASRIIEGVKSASRTIIIFCLILSVIIFVSSSNLMRIFVNANEVNVINLGVEYLSVISMFYVLIGFLFMFYGFFRGIGALRVSLILTVISLGTRVIMAYTLSSMPQIAQRGIWWSVPIGWALADTIGFITYRKMKKNELL encoded by the coding sequence ATGGTAATTGATATGACCAAGGAAAATCCAACTAAAGCTATATTAACATTTGCATTTCCTATTTTAGTTGGAAATTTATTTCAGCAATTATATAATATTGTAGATTCTGTCGTAGTTGGAAGATTTATAGGAAAAAATGCACTAGCTGCAGTAGGCTCATCATTTATGTTAATGAACTTTTTTTCTTACATAATAATCGGCTTATGTTTAGGTGCTTCAGTTGTTTATTCGCATTTTTTTGGGGAAAAAAATTATTCAAGTCTTAAAAAAACAATATTTATATCATTTTCTACAATAAGTATTTTTACAGCTATACTTTCAATTTTACTAGTAGCAAGTACAAAACATATGCTGTTACTTATAAAAACACCTCAGAGTATACTTGAAAGTTCCAAAAGCTATTTGCAGATTATTTTCGGAGGACTTATATTTATTTTTCTTTTTAATGCCTGTTCAGCCTTACTAAGATCTATAGGTGATTCAAGAACTCCCTTATACTTTTTAATATTAGCAGCTATAATTAATATTGTATTAGATTTAGTCTTTGTTATAGTTTTTGATATGGGTGTGGTAGGAGTCGCTCTTGCTACAATAATTGCCCAAGCCGTTTCTTCAATTTTATGTTTAATCTATGCATTTATGAAGATACCCATTATTAGAATATCTCGTGAAGATATGGTTTTTGATAAAAATATAGCACTAATGGTAGGTAGATACGGTTTTCTTACATCAATTCAACAATCTATAATGACATTTGGAATGGTGTGTGTTCAAGGTCTTGTAAATACATTTGGACCTGATACTATTGCGGCGTTTACTGCAGCAGGTAAAATAGATTCTATAGCATATTTACCTGTTCAAGACTTCGGAAATGCATTTTCCACTTATATTGCACAAAATAAGGGAGCGAAAAATGCATCTAGAATAATTGAAGGGGTAAAATCTGCTTCTCGCACAATAATAATATTTTGTTTAATATTATCTGTAATAATTTTTGTAAGTTCTAGTAATCTAATGAGAATATTTGTTAATGCAAATGAAGTAAATGTAATTAATTTAGGAGTAGAATATTTATCTGTAATATCTATGTTCTATGTATTAATAGGATTCCTGTTTATGTTTTATGGATTTTTTAGGGGGATCGGAGCATTAAGAGTATCTCTAATACTTACAGTAATTTCTTTAGGCACTAGGGTAATTATGGCCTACACACTTTCGAGCATGCCACAGATAGCTCAACGAGGAATATGGTGGTCTGTTCCTATAGGCTGGGCCCTTGCAGATACTATCGGCTTCATAACATATAGGAAAATGAAAAAAAATGAATTACTCTAA
- the ytaF gene encoding sporulation membrane protein YtaF, translating into MTESILLVLALSLDAFVASIAYGTNKIKIPFISVAIINIACSSVLAFSIFLGSIVKKIIPVNITSVFSFLILLFLGVFYLFQSLIKAYIAKPSNQNKEVQLKMSDLIINIYIDGTSADFDNSKYLNPKEAIYLAIALSLDSLAAGFGSSLGNINYIQVILFSLFWGMIAIWLGVFIGKKFAEKLDINISWLSGVLLIILAIKNLI; encoded by the coding sequence ATGACAGAATCTATATTATTAGTACTGGCATTGTCCTTAGATGCATTCGTAGCCAGTATAGCTTATGGAACAAATAAAATAAAAATACCATTTATATCAGTAGCTATTATTAATATAGCTTGTTCATCCGTACTTGCATTTTCTATATTTTTAGGATCTATAGTAAAAAAAATAATACCAGTAAACATAACATCAGTCTTTAGCTTTTTAATATTACTGTTTTTAGGTGTATTTTATTTATTCCAAAGTTTAATTAAAGCTTATATTGCAAAGCCTTCGAATCAGAATAAAGAAGTACAACTAAAGATGTCTGATTTAATAATTAATATATATATTGATGGAACTAGTGCCGATTTTGATAATTCTAAATACCTTAATCCTAAAGAGGCTATTTATCTTGCTATAGCTCTTTCTTTGGATTCACTAGCTGCCGGATTCGGTAGTAGCTTAGGAAACATTAATTATATTCAGGTAATACTTTTTTCTTTATTTTGGGGTATGATAGCTATCTGGCTAGGCGTATTTATAGGTAAAAAATTTGCCGAAAAGCTCGACATTAATATATCTTGGCTGTCTGGAGTACTTTTAATCATTTTAGCAATAAAAAATCTAATATAA
- a CDS encoding ABC transporter ATP-binding protein produces MEILNIEKRFGETLILDKISLTIYPKQINVILGPSGCGKSTLLQIIAGLDKDFEGYINGITQHKIAYVFQEERLLEWRNVEKNILYASSGKVEKERLLDYGKALGLSEYLKYRPSQLSGGLRQRVNLLRAFLYPASLLLMDEPFKSLDIQTKEETINLFLRVQKEKELTVLLVTHSLEEAIQLGNYIHIFSNKPTRRLDTFTNPYFSSAKTYSIEDKESFLNEVKEMIKIKN; encoded by the coding sequence ATGGAAATCTTAAATATTGAAAAGAGGTTTGGGGAAACCCTTATTTTAGATAAAATTAGCTTAACTATATATCCTAAACAAATTAATGTAATTCTAGGTCCTTCTGGTTGTGGAAAAAGCACTTTACTCCAGATTATTGCAGGCTTAGATAAGGATTTTGAAGGTTATATAAATGGTATAACCCAGCATAAAATAGCATATGTTTTTCAAGAAGAACGCCTTCTAGAATGGAGGAACGTTGAAAAAAATATTCTGTATGCATCAAGTGGAAAAGTAGAAAAGGAGCGATTGCTGGATTATGGAAAAGCCTTAGGACTTTCTGAGTATTTGAAATATCGTCCCAGTCAACTTAGTGGTGGACTTCGTCAACGGGTTAATCTTCTAAGAGCTTTTCTTTATCCTGCTTCTTTACTATTAATGGATGAGCCATTTAAATCTTTAGATATCCAAACAAAAGAAGAAACAATAAATTTGTTTCTTCGAGTTCAAAAGGAAAAAGAATTAACTGTACTGCTTGTTACACATAGTTTAGAAGAGGCTATACAACTAGGTAATTATATCCATATTTTTTCTAACAAGCCTACAAGGAGATTAGATACTTTTACAAATCCGTATTTTTCTTCAGCAAAGACCTATTCTATTGAAGATAAAGAATCCTTTTTAAATGAAGTTAAAGAAATGATAAAAATAAAAAATTAA
- a CDS encoding ABC transporter permease, with protein sequence MKVSSLRNNIVFVIYGISFLLVWSWLSKVVNQSVLIPSPEEVMYSLLEILKSKPAYIVIFHTLRRVIASFIIALACALLAGIIAYLLPVVRNLLTPILYFLKVVPVVAIILLILIWSSSEKAPAIVGFLMVFPLLYEGVINSLLYIDVKLLHMTKIYNVSAVYQIKDLYLPIIFRGLGNSLSTAFGLVFKSVVAGEVLSHPKLSIGGAIYKEKNYLNTSGVLAWLIIMVIINIILEKIMKRLGGDKNGNLKY encoded by the coding sequence ATGAAGGTATCTTCTTTACGAAATAATATTGTATTCGTAATATATGGCATAAGCTTTCTGTTGGTTTGGTCATGGTTATCTAAGGTAGTAAATCAAAGTGTGCTTATACCATCTCCAGAAGAGGTAATGTACTCTCTTTTGGAGATATTAAAATCTAAACCTGCCTATATTGTAATTTTTCATACATTAAGGCGAGTCATAGCTAGCTTTATAATTGCTTTAGCCTGTGCTCTTTTAGCTGGAATTATAGCTTATTTGCTACCTGTAGTTAGAAATTTACTAACACCTATACTTTATTTTTTAAAAGTCGTACCAGTGGTTGCTATTATACTATTAATACTAATATGGTCAAGTAGTGAAAAAGCTCCAGCTATAGTTGGATTTTTAATGGTATTTCCACTTTTGTATGAGGGAGTTATTAATTCTCTTTTATACATTGATGTAAAACTTTTACACATGACAAAGATCTACAATGTATCGGCAGTTTATCAAATAAAAGATTTGTATTTGCCAATTATTTTTAGGGGATTAGGGAATAGCCTTTCAACCGCCTTTGGTCTGGTATTTAAGTCCGTGGTAGCAGGCGAAGTGCTAAGTCACCCTAAATTATCTATTGGAGGTGCGATTTATAAAGAAAAGAACTATCTAAACACTTCAGGAGTTTTAGCTTGGCTAATAATTATGGTGATTATAAATATAATACTAGAAAAAATCATGAAGCGATTGGGCGGCGATAAAAATGGAAATCTTAAATATTGA
- a CDS encoding ABC transporter substrate-binding protein, with protein MKKKFPFYLLACILFLSMFLTGCTPNDKTGKQTTNNEETEIAPDSIEVSIGFVDGIPALSIAKLAKETPLFKENITVDYDLIKGSDLIVSKVMNKELDIAIVPSNLASIVYNQGESYLIGALSGFGNLYVVSRETIHSLEDLKGREITTIGKGLTPDIVFQYVLKSNSIDPLEDITINYMGGATELAPAFLSKKAEIILAPEPMISTILSKDPTAKIQFSLNELFAKVTKSDLGFPQTVLIVKKELLNNHPEFVNSFLDEYNNSVKWAIDYPQELEKYGIEVGITIPTDILNKDSIKRMNLNFISGNQMKDVYMKYVNVLFEFEPKTIGGKLPNEGIFFTK; from the coding sequence GTGAAAAAGAAGTTTCCATTTTATTTATTGGCATGTATTTTGTTTCTATCTATGTTCTTAACAGGCTGTACCCCTAACGATAAAACAGGAAAACAAACTACAAACAATGAAGAAACAGAAATTGCACCAGATTCTATTGAAGTTAGTATTGGTTTTGTTGATGGCATTCCTGCTCTAAGCATTGCAAAACTTGCAAAAGAAACACCTCTATTTAAAGAAAATATCACTGTCGATTATGACCTAATTAAAGGGTCAGATTTAATTGTTTCTAAGGTTATGAATAAGGAATTAGATATTGCTATAGTTCCTTCTAACTTAGCTTCCATAGTTTATAATCAGGGAGAAAGCTATTTGATAGGTGCTTTGAGTGGATTTGGGAATTTATACGTTGTATCCAGGGAAACCATCCATTCTTTAGAGGATCTTAAAGGAAGAGAAATTACAACTATAGGGAAAGGCCTAACACCAGATATTGTTTTCCAATATGTACTAAAGTCAAATAGTATAGATCCGTTGGAGGATATTACAATAAATTATATGGGTGGTGCAACGGAACTAGCACCTGCATTTCTTTCAAAAAAGGCAGAGATTATATTAGCTCCAGAACCTATGATTAGTACTATTTTATCAAAGGATCCGACTGCAAAAATTCAATTTAGCCTTAATGAACTATTTGCCAAAGTCACAAAATCTGATCTTGGATTTCCTCAAACAGTACTTATAGTAAAAAAGGAACTATTAAATAATCATCCTGAATTTGTGAATTCATTTTTAGATGAGTATAATAACTCAGTTAAGTGGGCAATAGACTATCCGCAAGAATTAGAGAAGTATGGAATAGAAGTAGGTATTACAATACCTACGGATATCTTAAATAAAGACTCAATAAAAAGAATGAATTTAAACTTCATTTCAGGTAATCAAATGAAGGATGTATATATGAAGTATGTTAATGTTTTGTTTGAATTTGAACCTAAAACAATAGGGGGTAAACTTCCTAATGAAGGTATCTTCTTTACGAAATAA
- a CDS encoding TM1266 family iron-only hydrogenase system putative regulator, translated as MDKRLGVVGIVVEDINIASKVNTILHDYAHIIVGRMGIPYRDRGVSIISLTVDGNTDQISAMTGKLGKITGISVKTALTKS; from the coding sequence ATGGATAAAAGATTGGGAGTAGTAGGCATAGTAGTTGAAGATATTAATATTGCATCAAAGGTAAATACTATACTCCATGATTATGCACATATCATAGTAGGTAGAATGGGTATACCCTATAGAGACCGAGGAGTATCTATCATTTCTTTAACGGTAGATGGGAATACAGATCAAATAAGTGCTATGACAGGAAAATTAGGTAAAATAACTGGAATAAGTGTAAAAACCGCATTGACAAAATCCTAA